The following coding sequences are from one Shewanella eurypsychrophilus window:
- the miaB gene encoding tRNA (N6-isopentenyl adenosine(37)-C2)-methylthiotransferase MiaB, producing the protein MSKKLHIKTWGCQMNEYDSSKMADLMDEYKGYTLTDEAEEADVLLLNTCSIREKAQEKVFHQLGRWKKLKDKNPDLIIGVGGCVASQEGMVIKERAQCVDIIFGPQTLHRLPEMIDQIKQGGKAVIDISFPEIEKFDRLPEPRADGPSAFVSIMEGCSKYCSFCVVPYTRGEEVSRPVDDVILEIAQLAEQGVREVNLLGQNVNAFRGATHDDDICTFAELLRYVAAIDGIDRVRYTTSNPIEFTQDIIDVYEDTPELVSFLHLPVQSGSDLILTQMKRGHMAIEYKSIIRRLRKARPDIQISSDFIIGFPGESKQDFADTMKLIEDVAFDHSFSFIYSARPGTPAADLPDDVTLEEKKERLAILQERITMQAMRYSRQMLGTVQRILVEGPSVKNPMELRGRTETSRVVNFEADPKHIGSFVDVEIVDVYANSLRGTFIRGEDEMDLRRSLRPSDILAKHKQDDDLGVTQYIP; encoded by the coding sequence TGTCAAATGAATGAGTATGACTCATCTAAGATGGCCGATCTGATGGATGAGTATAAAGGCTATACGTTAACTGACGAAGCTGAAGAAGCTGACGTATTGTTATTGAATACCTGCTCTATCCGTGAAAAAGCTCAAGAAAAGGTGTTCCACCAACTTGGACGCTGGAAAAAACTCAAAGACAAAAACCCTGATCTGATTATTGGCGTTGGAGGCTGTGTCGCCTCACAAGAAGGCATGGTCATTAAAGAGCGTGCTCAATGTGTTGATATCATTTTTGGCCCTCAAACCTTACATCGCCTTCCTGAAATGATTGACCAAATTAAGCAAGGTGGCAAAGCCGTCATCGATATCAGTTTCCCTGAAATTGAAAAGTTTGATCGATTACCAGAGCCTAGAGCCGATGGTCCAAGTGCCTTCGTTTCGATTATGGAAGGATGCAGTAAATATTGCTCTTTCTGTGTTGTGCCTTATACCCGTGGTGAAGAAGTCAGCAGACCTGTAGACGATGTGATTCTAGAGATCGCGCAACTTGCAGAGCAAGGTGTACGTGAAGTAAACCTTCTAGGCCAGAACGTCAACGCGTTCAGAGGCGCCACCCATGATGATGATATCTGTACTTTCGCTGAATTATTGCGTTATGTAGCCGCTATCGATGGTATAGACAGAGTACGCTATACCACCAGCAACCCTATTGAATTCACTCAAGATATCATCGATGTTTATGAAGACACGCCAGAATTAGTCAGCTTCTTGCATCTACCGGTTCAATCAGGTTCAGACCTTATTTTGACCCAGATGAAGCGTGGTCACATGGCTATCGAATATAAATCAATTATTCGCCGCTTACGTAAAGCGCGTCCGGATATACAGATTAGCTCAGACTTTATCATTGGTTTCCCTGGTGAATCCAAGCAAGACTTTGCAGATACCATGAAACTGATTGAAGATGTAGCATTTGATCATAGCTTTAGCTTTATCTATAGCGCACGTCCTGGTACGCCTGCTGCAGATTTACCTGATGATGTAACGCTTGAAGAGAAGAAAGAGCGCTTAGCTATCTTGCAAGAACGTATCACTATGCAAGCCATGCGTTATAGCCGTCAGATGCTTGGGACCGTTCAACGAATCTTGGTTGAAGGTCCATCGGTTAAGAACCCAATGGAACTTAGAGGCCGCACCGAAACAAGTCGAGTGGTCAATTTCGAAGCCGACCCTAAGCATATTGGTAGCTTCGTTGATGTAGAAATTGTCGACGTGTACGCCAACTCTCTTCGCGGTACGTTTATCCGTGGAGAAGATGAGATGGATCTACGTCGCTCGCTACGTCCATCTGATATTCTGGCTAAACATAAACAAGATGATGACTTAGGTGTTACTCAATATATCCCCTGA
- a CDS encoding PhoH family protein, with translation MSNKLTTLNLYLEPSDIRRLASLCGPFDDNIKQLERRIGVEISYRNNHFQIVGQARNCLTVNNLLKTLYVETETVRGNTPDLEPDTVHLAIQEAVSLDAEAPRDEKELYIKTKRGVIKPRNPNQSDYVSNIMKHDITFGVGPAGTGKTYLAVAAAVDALERQEVRRIMLTRPAVEAGEKLGFLPGDLSQKVDPYLRPLYDALFEMLGFEKVERLIERNIIEVAPLAYMRGRTLNDAFIILDESQNTTVEQMKMFLTRIGFNSRAVITGDITQIDLPKSQKSGLRHAIEVLSEVEEISFNFFQAKDVVRHPVVARIVEAYEDYEQKQQLAKAKRDSQYKLQEVKGNE, from the coding sequence TTGTCTAACAAGTTAACGACACTAAATCTTTATCTTGAGCCTTCCGATATTCGCCGCCTAGCTTCGCTTTGTGGACCATTCGATGACAATATCAAACAACTAGAACGACGTATTGGTGTTGAGATCAGCTATCGTAATAATCATTTTCAGATTGTAGGCCAAGCAAGAAACTGTCTTACTGTGAATAACTTGCTCAAAACTCTGTATGTAGAAACAGAAACGGTCAGAGGCAACACTCCTGATCTTGAACCCGATACAGTGCATCTAGCCATTCAGGAAGCTGTATCTTTAGATGCTGAAGCTCCGCGAGATGAGAAAGAGCTGTACATCAAAACCAAACGGGGCGTGATTAAGCCTCGTAACCCAAACCAAAGTGATTACGTTAGCAATATCATGAAACACGATATCACCTTTGGTGTAGGCCCCGCTGGCACAGGGAAAACCTATTTAGCTGTTGCAGCTGCCGTCGATGCACTAGAAAGACAAGAAGTACGCCGCATAATGCTCACCCGTCCTGCAGTGGAAGCCGGTGAAAAATTAGGTTTCTTACCTGGAGACTTGAGTCAGAAAGTCGACCCCTATCTGCGCCCTCTATATGATGCCCTCTTTGAGATGCTTGGCTTTGAAAAAGTTGAACGGTTAATAGAACGTAATATCATCGAAGTAGCACCGCTCGCATACATGCGTGGACGAACACTCAATGATGCCTTTATTATTCTCGATGAAAGTCAAAATACCACGGTTGAACAGATGAAAATGTTCCTAACCCGTATCGGATTTAACTCTCGAGCGGTCATTACTGGTGATATTACACAGATTGACCTTCCCAAGAGCCAAAAATCAGGCCTACGCCACGCCATCGAAGTGCTCAGTGAAGTAGAAGAAATTAGTTTTAACTTCTTCCAAGCAAAAGATGTCGTCCGCCACCCCGTAGTGGCCAGAATAGTTGAAGCCTATGAAGACTATGAACAAAAGCAACAACTTGCAAAAGCAAAACGCGATAGCCAATACAAACTGCAGGAAGTGAAAGGCAATGAGTAA
- the ybeY gene encoding rRNA maturation RNase YbeY, which yields MSNPISTIELALDLQIAIEDATLPSTENFELWVKTALRNTMKEAELTIRIVDEAESQQLNSDYRGKDKPTNVLSFPFEAPAEIEIPLLGDLVICAPVVELEAKQQNKSSQAHWAHMVVHGCLHLLGYDHIDDEEAEEMESLEIQLIEKLGYNNPYKEA from the coding sequence ATGAGTAATCCAATCTCCACAATTGAACTCGCACTCGATCTGCAAATTGCTATCGAAGATGCCACTTTACCCTCTACAGAAAATTTTGAACTTTGGGTAAAAACAGCACTCAGAAATACCATGAAAGAAGCTGAATTGACCATTCGTATTGTCGATGAAGCCGAAAGTCAGCAGCTTAATAGTGACTATAGAGGAAAAGACAAACCGACCAATGTATTGTCCTTTCCTTTTGAAGCACCCGCTGAAATTGAGATCCCTCTGTTAGGCGATCTGGTGATTTGTGCACCAGTCGTTGAATTAGAGGCGAAACAACAAAACAAAAGCTCACAAGCACACTGGGCTCACATGGTTGTACATGGTTGTCTTCATCTGCTAGGGTATGATCATATTGACGATGAAGAAGCTGAAGAGATGGAGTCATTAGAGATCCAACTCATTGAAAAGTTAGGTTATAACAATCCATATAAGGAAGCGTAA
- the corC gene encoding CNNM family magnesium/cobalt transport protein CorC (CorC(YbeX) belongs to the Cyclin M Mg2+ Exporter (CNNM) family, and was characterized as belonging to a set of three proteins, at least one of which must be present for CorA to function.), which yields MSDDIPPSTSAQKKGWFEKVSQLFQGEPQSRDDLVDVIHDAEQREVISEDTREMIKGVLEVSDLRVRDIMIPRAQIVALQIDNSVEELLTTVIGSAHSRFPVVNEDKDHIEGILLAKDLLQYGFKNNEEPFSLRQVIRPAVVVPESKRVDVLLKEFRSQRYHMAIVVDEYGGVSGLVTIEDILEEIVGDIEDEFVHVSAEETEIRKVGKQVYMIKALTPIEDFNEEFKTQFSDEEFDTVGGLVSHAFGHLPERNEKVTIDGIEFKVISADTRRLLQLRVKLPDPNAAEKIA from the coding sequence ATGAGTGATGACATCCCCCCGAGTACCAGCGCCCAAAAGAAGGGCTGGTTTGAAAAAGTAAGTCAGTTATTCCAGGGCGAACCCCAGAGTCGCGATGATCTTGTTGACGTAATACACGATGCAGAGCAACGTGAAGTTATCTCTGAAGATACCCGAGAAATGATAAAAGGTGTTTTAGAAGTCTCAGACTTAAGGGTTAGGGATATCATGATCCCACGAGCTCAAATAGTCGCACTTCAAATTGACAATAGCGTAGAAGAACTCCTCACTACCGTTATTGGATCAGCACATTCACGCTTTCCGGTCGTAAACGAAGACAAAGATCATATCGAAGGCATTTTACTCGCTAAAGATCTACTTCAATACGGCTTTAAAAACAACGAAGAACCTTTCTCTCTCAGGCAAGTTATACGCCCGGCAGTCGTTGTCCCTGAAAGCAAGCGAGTCGATGTTTTACTCAAAGAATTCCGCTCTCAACGTTATCATATGGCTATCGTCGTCGATGAATACGGTGGCGTATCAGGCCTTGTCACCATTGAAGATATCCTCGAAGAGATTGTGGGTGATATCGAAGATGAGTTTGTTCATGTATCGGCGGAAGAGACTGAGATCCGTAAGGTCGGAAAACAGGTCTATATGATCAAAGCTTTGACCCCTATCGAAGACTTCAATGAAGAGTTTAAAACTCAATTTAGTGATGAAGAGTTTGATACTGTGGGTGGCTTAGTTTCTCATGCTTTCGGTCATTTACCAGAGCGAAATGAGAAAGTCACTATCGATGGCATCGAGTTTAAAGTCATCAGTGCCGACACCCGTCGACTGCTGCAACTTAGAGTAAAACTTCCCGATCCAAATGCCGCAGAGAAAATAGCCTAG
- the lnt gene encoding apolipoprotein N-acyltransferase, giving the protein MLNKLRAFAHHEKIRLVLAYFAGASTALAFAPYGLWPTYLLALTFALHQSRKLSAKSSLYYWLSFGFGCFSVGISWVHVSMATYGGIPLIASMGLMAVLALYLALYPALTGYLLQKLSSRSSALRNLILFPALWTITEWLRGWVLTGFPWLWAGYSQTEGPLRDLAAVIGVLGLSFVLALLAGTLALLLQKRWVSSAVAIPLVAIMTFLSPTLSTVTPTGETLKVALVQGNIPQSMKWEPEALWPTMSKYMDLSRPMLDADIIIWPEAAIPAPEYMVSEFLDNANKVANLNNSAIVTGIISHQQDSFYNSLIVLGNHNTKEQPQADYTGDGKNEFKKHHLLPIGEFVPLESLLRPLAPLFNLPMSSFARGEYQQENLNALGHQIAPAICYEIAFPEQLRANVNSGTELLLTVSNDAWFGSSNGPLQHMEIAQMRSVEMGRPLVRATNNGVTAVVDEHGNITHQLPQFETGVLVADIPLVQGQTLFAKLGQWPILILSALLLMFSVIRRYFSAKAEA; this is encoded by the coding sequence ATGCTGAATAAACTTCGGGCATTTGCCCATCATGAAAAAATACGTCTGGTACTGGCATATTTTGCCGGTGCCAGTACGGCCCTCGCTTTTGCCCCTTATGGTTTATGGCCCACTTACCTGCTAGCACTTACATTTGCCCTACATCAAAGTCGCAAATTATCAGCAAAGTCTAGTCTCTACTATTGGCTTAGCTTTGGGTTTGGTTGCTTCTCAGTTGGGATCAGCTGGGTTCACGTCAGTATGGCAACTTATGGCGGAATACCATTAATCGCTTCGATGGGCCTAATGGCTGTCCTCGCCTTGTACCTTGCTTTGTACCCCGCATTAACGGGCTACTTATTACAAAAACTGTCATCAAGATCATCAGCATTAAGAAATCTAATACTCTTTCCGGCTCTATGGACAATAACTGAATGGTTAAGAGGATGGGTGTTAACAGGCTTCCCCTGGCTTTGGGCTGGTTATTCTCAAACCGAAGGGCCACTGAGAGATCTGGCGGCTGTTATCGGTGTCCTAGGACTGAGTTTTGTCCTCGCTTTACTTGCTGGCACGTTAGCTTTGCTGTTACAAAAACGTTGGGTTAGCAGCGCTGTAGCCATTCCATTAGTGGCAATCATGACCTTCTTGTCTCCAACACTTTCAACCGTTACTCCCACTGGTGAAACCCTCAAAGTGGCACTGGTACAAGGTAATATTCCACAGAGCATGAAGTGGGAGCCAGAAGCGCTATGGCCAACCATGAGTAAATATATGGACCTTTCCCGTCCTATGCTCGATGCAGACATCATTATCTGGCCAGAAGCTGCAATCCCAGCACCGGAATATATGGTGTCTGAATTCTTGGATAATGCCAATAAAGTCGCCAATCTAAATAATAGTGCCATCGTCACTGGGATTATTAGCCATCAACAAGACAGTTTCTACAACTCCCTTATCGTGTTGGGAAACCATAATACTAAAGAGCAGCCACAAGCGGATTACACTGGCGATGGGAAAAATGAATTTAAGAAGCACCACTTATTGCCAATTGGCGAATTTGTACCACTAGAATCACTTCTCAGACCGCTTGCACCACTTTTTAATTTACCTATGTCTTCCTTCGCTCGTGGCGAATACCAGCAGGAAAATCTCAATGCATTAGGCCATCAAATAGCACCTGCTATCTGCTATGAAATTGCTTTTCCGGAGCAATTACGTGCAAATGTAAATAGTGGTACAGAGCTATTATTAACCGTGTCTAACGATGCCTGGTTCGGAAGCTCTAATGGCCCACTACAGCATATGGAAATAGCCCAAATGCGTTCAGTTGAAATGGGCAGGCCATTAGTAAGGGCCACCAATAATGGTGTTACAGCCGTTGTTGACGAACACGGCAATATTACTCATCAACTACCTCAATTTGAAACAGGTGTATTAGTCGCGGATATCCCTTTAGTGCAAGGACAGACCTTGTTTGCCAAGTTAGGACAGTGGCCAATATTAATCCTCAGTGCTCTATTACTTATGTTTTCGGTTATCAGGCGTTACTTTTCGGCTAAAGCAGAAGCATAA
- a CDS encoding methyl-accepting chemotaxis protein, whose amino-acid sequence MKFVHKIVIAVSLILLLSLGFLSGYQYLQVKQQIEKQVNSSVSELIGSMNSNIQAVIDEKSDLTAYAVSLLQSDLTDEHFHEVLGRAVIKKHFLLAGMGLEDGHFVGNDQNWNPGSSYDPRQRMWYKEAKSLGKQLVTEPYADAASGEILVSTAAPLFINGQFKGALFTDISLKGLADISNQVSLFGAGYAFIVGANGNFIAHPDAENNGRPMATLFGRDLSTNSDRTRLEIDGKMHTVVFSPLSGLGWNLGIVLDDSIIFAAADELRRDAILYLILSLVIATLVMSWIISRLMRPLEILNEAMRDVATGEGDLTRRLNTDSDIEFATLAGNFNNFAIKLQNLIQQVKLIGKEVSVGTEATARGAIEATESMGLQTQEVEQLATAMHEMATTASEVANNAQGAAYAVQQADNAVSEGALAVQTTTESIEHLASQIEDAVVVVKELETDTVSIESILSVINEIAGQTNLLALNAAIEAARAGESGRGFAVVADEVRSLAARTQESTSEIKEKIDKLQLGVAAVVNVMAESRSTTEITVEKAKAANATLNDIRNSIEEITDMNLQIASAAEEQSQVAEEMNVNTSNIRDLSMQVASNSELASEAMRTQLEQVKEQEKLLNQFIV is encoded by the coding sequence ATGAAGTTCGTACATAAGATCGTCATTGCTGTCAGTTTGATTTTGCTGCTGTCGTTAGGATTTTTATCTGGCTATCAGTATCTACAAGTGAAACAGCAGATCGAAAAGCAAGTGAATAGCAGCGTGTCAGAGTTAATTGGCTCTATGAATAGCAATATTCAAGCTGTTATTGATGAAAAGTCCGATCTAACCGCATACGCTGTTTCGTTATTGCAGTCTGATCTGACAGATGAACACTTTCATGAAGTCTTGGGTCGAGCAGTTATTAAAAAGCACTTTCTTTTAGCTGGGATGGGGCTCGAAGACGGTCATTTTGTTGGTAATGATCAAAATTGGAATCCAGGTTCAAGCTATGATCCTAGACAGAGAATGTGGTATAAGGAAGCTAAAAGCCTAGGAAAGCAGTTGGTTACTGAACCGTATGCAGATGCGGCAAGTGGTGAAATCTTAGTTTCTACTGCAGCCCCTCTTTTTATCAATGGCCAATTTAAAGGCGCATTGTTTACAGATATCAGCCTCAAGGGATTAGCTGATATTAGTAATCAGGTCAGTCTTTTTGGTGCTGGTTATGCATTTATCGTTGGTGCCAATGGTAATTTTATTGCTCATCCCGATGCGGAAAATAATGGACGGCCTATGGCGACACTGTTTGGTCGGGATTTGAGTACGAATAGCGATAGGACTCGTTTAGAGATCGATGGGAAAATGCACACGGTAGTATTTAGTCCATTGTCAGGTTTAGGCTGGAATTTGGGCATCGTTTTAGATGACAGCATTATATTTGCTGCCGCTGATGAATTGAGACGTGACGCAATTCTTTATCTCATCTTATCTTTAGTTATTGCTACTCTCGTGATGAGTTGGATCATCAGTCGTTTGATGAGGCCCTTAGAAATCCTTAACGAGGCAATGAGAGATGTGGCAACCGGCGAAGGCGACCTAACTCGTCGTTTAAATACTGACTCTGACATTGAGTTTGCGACGTTAGCTGGAAACTTTAATAATTTTGCTATCAAACTTCAGAACTTAATCCAGCAAGTTAAGCTAATCGGAAAGGAAGTGAGTGTCGGGACAGAGGCTACTGCGCGTGGTGCAATAGAAGCTACGGAATCAATGGGACTTCAGACACAAGAAGTGGAGCAGTTAGCGACAGCAATGCATGAAATGGCGACGACAGCTTCTGAAGTTGCCAATAATGCTCAAGGTGCTGCCTATGCGGTTCAGCAGGCTGATAATGCTGTGAGTGAGGGAGCGTTAGCCGTTCAAACTACCACTGAGTCGATAGAACACCTTGCAAGTCAGATTGAAGATGCTGTGGTCGTTGTTAAAGAGCTAGAAACGGATACCGTAAGTATCGAATCAATATTGAGTGTGATCAATGAAATAGCTGGTCAGACAAATCTACTGGCATTGAATGCTGCCATTGAAGCTGCAAGGGCTGGCGAGTCTGGTCGAGGCTTTGCTGTCGTTGCCGATGAAGTGAGAAGTTTAGCGGCGCGAACCCAAGAGTCAACGTCGGAGATTAAAGAGAAGATAGATAAGTTACAGCTTGGCGTTGCTGCGGTTGTTAATGTCATGGCCGAGAGCCGTAGCACAACTGAAATTACAGTTGAAAAAGCCAAAGCTGCAAACGCAACGCTCAATGATATTCGCAATAGCATTGAAGAGATCACTGATATGAACCTTCAAATTGCCAGTGCTGCAGAAGAACAGAGCCAGGTGGCGGAAGAGATGAATGTTAATACGTCCAATATAAGAGATTTATCTATGCAGGTTGCCAGTAATTCTGAATTGGCTAGTGAAGCAATGAGGACTCAGCTAGAGCAAGTAAAAGAGCAAGAAAAGCTGTTAAATCAGTTTATTGTATGA
- a CDS encoding helix-turn-helix domain-containing protein: MLNQSCKAAVISKRIEQRKNQLGISNSEIAHDCGVTVRTVVNWTTGVSVPSITKLVPLSFLLKKPISWIVTGTEDLPQWLSISVAELIEFHKQLAKYTPSERKMLFNSISTLMNSFDYILESRAK, translated from the coding sequence ATGCTAAATCAAAGTTGCAAGGCTGCAGTGATATCAAAAAGAATCGAACAAAGGAAAAATCAACTTGGGATCAGTAACTCAGAAATTGCTCATGACTGTGGAGTGACGGTTAGAACAGTGGTCAACTGGACAACAGGGGTATCTGTACCCTCAATAACTAAGCTTGTGCCACTTAGCTTTCTACTAAAGAAGCCAATAAGCTGGATTGTGACAGGAACTGAAGACTTACCTCAATGGTTAAGTATCAGTGTCGCTGAACTTATCGAATTTCATAAACAACTAGCCAAGTACACGCCATCTGAGCGAAAAATGCTATTCAACTCCATTAGTACCTTAATGAATAGTTTTGATTATATATTAGAAAGTAGGGCTAAGTAG
- a CDS encoding EAL domain-containing protein — translation MFLYLCFITLVIIASHNHQVYAAESIIRVGLIGHGEHGQKGTSLERFILTHLEESLPYKIEVELFISKLDATQALARGDIDLVPDLIPNGEDNIHFSIPYYEKSAYVYSHEAIREPTKLTDKTLFVERGNPTKEFLEHFLSSYKIAAKVEETDSLGDLFMSGTSEPDCLIVASSSKLFQFAEKYYALELGFLGEVVFGISLQRPDLEVQLNRLIKTGKLRDELFKFSSESLADLKRVRVLSQLSKASRQVIQDKFYILVDSDYAPYSFWSDTNQHHSGLLVQTVHQLGSYFTGGLNVIERKASEQNWNLIIDDFESNPADLVLVSGAKVRASNLHISRPLAPLDIALFKHESTSYEDALRIGVIESDAGHDIGLEFVDNYQDFGYSLKLYTSVRALKSAYDNGEIDALIHNSKFNELYYGSSNRILARDYIYFASSNHKLINAIDELLLYRNNSSQFSEEFIQEAAINSSRLDRHLIEENNRLKLQGYLYLLIISLLFSLSYVLYRFHSKSKLHAIYDPLTNVRNRRSFYQRQKLISQMSGTCIIIDIDDFKSLNDNHGHKVGDEVLIYFAQELCNSFTQGCTYRLSGDEFFVYIEKETLCVKGQLERLLGHCELGARGHSRLPKFSFSAGVYCKPAIESDWYDKTDMAMYASKSLGKGKISYFDSKVAASYMRNQFIESNLEQAINNDHLSIVLQPKVDNGSGRIVGVEALARWQTDKYGLIGPVEFISVAETLGLIEKLDLHIAKLTIAAVSVLEGTTSLPLNFQASFNFSLDTIADPATINILLDIINRYDVCPSSLQIEVTETQLLQDKFDIAANLNFLKMLGFTIALDDFSTGNSSIKHLALLPFDCVKLDKELLSLNKEYCGDCSSYFSSVVEMLKQFKLQIVAEGVETKVELEYMKQNGIDLIQGYYFFKPMPLDELVQLFKRENDSTEHIS, via the coding sequence ATGTTTTTATATTTGTGTTTTATAACCCTAGTCATCATTGCCAGCCATAATCATCAAGTATATGCAGCAGAATCGATTATTCGTGTTGGATTGATCGGTCATGGAGAGCATGGGCAAAAAGGGACATCATTAGAACGGTTTATATTAACCCACCTAGAGGAATCTTTACCCTACAAAATTGAAGTAGAGCTATTTATAAGTAAGCTTGATGCTACCCAGGCACTGGCTCGTGGTGATATTGATTTAGTACCCGATCTGATACCAAATGGAGAGGATAATATTCATTTCAGTATTCCATATTACGAAAAGTCAGCTTACGTTTATAGCCATGAAGCGATTAGAGAGCCAACTAAACTAACTGATAAGACACTATTTGTGGAGAGGGGGAACCCGACCAAAGAATTCTTAGAGCATTTTTTGAGCTCGTATAAAATCGCTGCAAAAGTAGAGGAGACAGATTCTTTAGGCGATCTTTTTATGAGTGGAACCTCTGAGCCTGACTGTTTAATTGTGGCGTCGAGCAGTAAGCTATTTCAATTTGCGGAAAAGTATTATGCGCTTGAACTTGGTTTTTTAGGTGAAGTTGTTTTTGGAATATCCCTTCAGCGACCAGATCTAGAAGTTCAACTTAATCGGTTAATAAAAACGGGTAAGTTAAGGGATGAGCTTTTTAAGTTTAGCAGTGAATCATTAGCAGATCTTAAGCGAGTCAGAGTACTAAGCCAACTGAGTAAAGCATCTCGTCAAGTGATTCAAGATAAGTTCTATATCCTAGTCGACAGTGATTATGCACCGTATAGTTTTTGGAGCGATACCAATCAGCACCATTCAGGTCTGTTAGTACAAACTGTCCATCAATTAGGCAGTTACTTTACTGGAGGGTTGAATGTTATCGAGCGTAAAGCGAGCGAGCAGAACTGGAACTTAATTATTGATGACTTTGAATCAAATCCTGCAGATCTAGTCTTAGTGAGTGGTGCAAAAGTAAGGGCTTCGAATTTACATATTTCTCGGCCTTTAGCCCCGTTAGATATTGCACTTTTTAAGCATGAATCCACGTCATATGAAGATGCATTACGTATTGGGGTGATAGAGTCTGATGCTGGCCATGATATCGGTCTCGAGTTTGTCGATAACTATCAAGATTTTGGCTATAGCCTGAAACTTTATACTAGTGTGAGGGCATTGAAGTCCGCTTATGATAATGGTGAGATTGATGCATTAATTCATAATTCAAAATTTAATGAGCTTTATTATGGTAGCTCTAACCGAATCCTCGCTAGGGACTACATCTACTTCGCCTCTTCAAATCATAAGTTGATTAATGCAATTGACGAATTATTGCTCTATAGAAATAACTCCTCACAGTTTTCTGAAGAGTTTATTCAGGAGGCTGCCATTAACAGTAGTCGTCTTGATCGGCATCTTATTGAAGAAAATAACCGCTTAAAGCTACAAGGATATTTATATTTATTAATCATATCACTCCTATTCTCTCTCAGTTATGTACTGTATCGTTTCCACAGTAAAAGTAAGCTTCATGCCATTTACGATCCTTTAACCAATGTTAGAAACCGAAGAAGTTTCTACCAGCGTCAAAAGCTCATTAGTCAGATGTCTGGTACCTGCATTATCATCGATATTGATGACTTTAAATCCCTTAATGATAACCATGGACACAAGGTGGGGGATGAGGTTTTGATCTACTTTGCTCAGGAACTTTGCAATAGCTTTACTCAAGGGTGTACATACCGTTTATCTGGTGATGAGTTCTTTGTTTATATTGAGAAAGAAACCCTCTGTGTTAAAGGGCAATTAGAGAGGTTACTCGGTCACTGTGAATTAGGTGCGCGCGGCCACTCTAGGCTACCTAAGTTCAGTTTTAGTGCAGGGGTTTACTGTAAACCCGCAATAGAGTCTGACTGGTACGATAAGACTGATATGGCCATGTATGCCTCTAAGTCTCTAGGTAAAGGCAAGATAAGCTATTTTGATAGTAAAGTGGCTGCAAGTTATATGCGCAATCAATTTATTGAGTCTAATTTAGAGCAAGCCATCAACAACGACCATCTCTCAATTGTGTTACAGCCAAAAGTTGATAACGGTTCAGGGAGAATTGTGGGCGTCGAAGCTCTGGCAAGGTGGCAAACTGATAAATATGGACTCATTGGTCCCGTAGAGTTTATCAGTGTGGCTGAAACGCTCGGGCTCATAGAAAAATTAGACCTGCATATTGCGAAGTTGACTATTGCTGCGGTAAGTGTGCTTGAAGGTACTACAAGCTTACCTTTAAATTTTCAAGCCAGCTTTAACTTTTCGTTAGATACTATTGCAGATCCAGCAACGATAAACATCTTACTCGATATCATCAACCGTTATGATGTTTGCCCATCTAGCCTTCAAATTGAGGTCACTGAAACACAGCTCTTGCAGGATAAGTTCGATATTGCTGCAAATTTAAATTTCTTGAAAATGCTAGGTTTTACTATTGCCCTTGATGATTTCTCGACGGGTAACTCCTCGATTAAGCATTTAGCCTTACTTCCCTTTGACTGCGTTAAACTCGATAAAGAGCTGCTTTCCCTCAATAAAGAATATTGTGGTGATTGTTCGTCCTACTTTTCTTCAGTGGTCGAAATGTTAAAACAATTTAAGCTTCAAATAGTTGCGGAAGGTGTCGAAACAAAAGTAGAGCTGGAATACATGAAGCAAAATGGGATTGATTTAATTCAAGGATATTATTTCTTCAAGCCTATGCCGCTCGATGAGCTAGTCCAATTATTTAAACGTGAAAATGATTCGACTGAACATATAAGCTAA